The Osmerus eperlanus chromosome 1, fOsmEpe2.1, whole genome shotgun sequence genome includes the window tcgtTACGCTGGAACTTTAAAAGAAAACCAAGGACAGCCACCACCGAAACGGTGAGAAAACCTTCTTTCGCGACAGATTTTAAAACGTATCAAGTAGCTAAACATCAAACTAGTTCAATTTTCTTTGTGAACTATATTGACTACAAATTGATGACAACGATTAGCCGAAATGATGTTACGATGTCCACCAAAATTATATAGGCCTAGGTTACCCGAGCATATCCTGTAGTCATGTTTgaggtgatgatgatgtttGTGTCTAACAATAGCATGTCATTCTTTTTAGAAATGCAGCTGGTAATTAGACGTTACCGTCCATCGGACAAGGACGCTGTCTTGGTCCTATTCAGCGACGGCATCCTGGAGCATATCGGACCATCGTTCCGCAATGCTATGACCCAGCCGCTCTACCTGGTTATCACCCTGGGTCTGTCTGCTGTCGGCCACCACCTGGGAGGGGGAGCCCTGCTCTGTGCCCTGCTGCTGGCGGGGGCATGGGTGGCGCTGGTCTACTACTGCTGTTACGAGCTATATGACAGCTTTGTCAGAGAGAGGCTGCGTACAGACATGCTGGACATACCTGGCTGCTACCTGAGTCAGCCAGACAACTGCTTCTGGGTGGCGGAGGCTGAGGTGGATGGAAGGTCGGAGGTCATGGGTATGGTGGCCGTAGTGGCCAAACAGAGCGCAGGCGAGGGAACAGGGGAGCGGTATGGGGAGCTGTTTAGGATGATCATCTCGTCGTCGTGCCGACGGATGGGGCTGGGTTCCAGATTGGCTCAGACGGTCATCGACTTCTGCAAGGAGCATGGCTTCTCCAAGGTTGTCCTGGAGACCAGCTCCACCCAAACAGCTGCTGTGGCTCTTTATAAGAAGATGGGATTCACccttgtcctcacacacacacagacgcatgctCCTGATTGGATAACTAAGCTATCAGGAGTTCATATTCTCAAGATGGAGAAACAGATACAGGGATAAGACTGGTGTGGGGTTAATGTTCATCCATGGTCTTACAACTCCTTTGACAACCGCAAGGTTCAGTGAGTCCTCTGAACCTTGCGGTTGTCAAAGGAGTTTGACTAGAACGTTTTTTCATAATGCCATGTAACCTATCGTGTACTCCAATGTGCTGCATCATCAGCATCAATCAATCATTCATTTAGCCAGTATGTGACACAGATAtgtgtacacatacacatatcttTCACTATGTCAAAGTAGAAAGGACAAATTCATCACTTGTAAACATGAGAGATACATACAGGAAATAGAACCACATCAGACAGGCTATTAAAGGGTTGTGTATTTTTCATGAAACCATCGAACGAACGAACAAACTACACTATCATGCTGAGTGTCTGGGATTGACCAATTTTGAATGCATCTTCCTTTTGTCTTCCAAAGGCATCACTTTGGTCTCTTATCACAGCTAGATGAAAGCCGGTGATTTCGGCCTTTTTTTCATTTGTATTCTTTCACACTTCCTTTATATTGTTGATATTTCTCTCACAACCATTGTTGTGTCCTCCACCACAGTCTCCAAACATCGTTTTTTTTCAATAGACTAAATGGCACTGTAAGGCATGTCTTCTATTTTGATAATTAACCTTTTATCTTGCGTTTACTGGTTCTCCTCATACATATCTTTCACACACTGGTCAGATTACGCTGATGCTGTATCCACGTTGATATGGATATTACTGTTAACAGGAGAAACACATCTTTTTTAGATTGTTAGTTGTTAGGATTAGTTAGACTACTGTATTTTTCTACTTTTTAATTGAAGATCCgtgtatgtttattgtttgcaccttccggccacagtcaattccgtgtttgtgtaaacctacatggcgaataaaaccaaaTT containing:
- the nat8l2 gene encoding N-acetyltransferase 8-like 2 → MQLVIRRYRPSDKDAVLVLFSDGILEHIGPSFRNAMTQPLYLVITLGLSAVGHHLGGGALLCALLLAGAWVALVYYCCYELYDSFVRERLRTDMLDIPGCYLSQPDNCFWVAEAEVDGRSEVMGMVAVVAKQSAGEGTGERYGELFRMIISSSCRRMGLGSRLAQTVIDFCKEHGFSKVVLETSSTQTAAVALYKKMGFTLVLTHTQTHAPDWITKLSGVHILKMEKQIQG